From Vigna unguiculata cultivar IT97K-499-35 chromosome 5, ASM411807v1, whole genome shotgun sequence, the proteins below share one genomic window:
- the LOC114185282 gene encoding receptor-like cytoplasmic kinase 176, translated as MGACWSNRIKAVSPSNTGITSRSVSRSGHDISSTSRNSSASISVTSRSEGEILQSSNLKSFSYNELRVATRNFRPDSVLGEGGFGSVFKGWIDEHSLTATKPGIGMIVAVKKLNQDGFQGHREWLAEINYLGQLQHPNLVKLIGYCFEDEHRLLVYEFMPKGSMENHLFRRGSYFQPFSWSLRMKIALGAAKGLAFLHSTEPKVIYRDFKTSNILLDTHYNAKLSDFGLARDGPTGDKSHVSTRVMGTRGYAAPEYLATGHLTAKSDVYSFGVVLLEMISGRRAIDKNQPSGEHNLVEWAKPYLSNKRRVFRIMDPRLEGQYSHARAQAAAALAMQCLSMESRCRPNMDEVVKALEQLQESKDMQRKGGDHKHHHVRNSGQGRSTGTAGGADGPRTPSAYPRPTASLLGG; from the exons ATGGGTGCTTGCTGGAGTAATAGGATTAAGGCTGTGAGTCCTTCCAATACAG GGATAACCTCGAGAAGTGTCAGCAGGAGTGGCCATGACATCAGCTCAACTAGCAGGAACTCATCAGCCTCCATATCCGTCACTTCTCGGAGTGAAGGTGAAATCTTGCAATCGTCCAACTTGAAAAGCTTCAGCTATAATGAGCTAAGAGTCGCCACAAGAAATTTCCGCCCAGATAGTGTCTTGGGGGAGGGTGGGTTTGGTTCAGTTTTTAAGGGCTGGATTGATGAACATTCTCTTACTGCTACCAAACCGGGAATAGGCATGATTGTTGCTGTGAAGAAGCTTAACCAAGACGGGTTCCAGGGTCACAGAGAATGGTTG GCTGAAATCAACTATCTTGGGCAACTGCAGCATCCTAACCTTGTCAAGTTAATAGGATACTGCTTTGAGGACGAGCATCGGCTTTTGGTTTATGAATTCATGCCTAAGGGCAGCATGGAAAATCATCTTTTTAGAA GAGGTTCTTACTTTCAGCCATTCTCGTGGAGTTTGCGAATGAAAATAGCTCTTGGGGCTGCAAAGGGCCTTGCTTTTCTTCACAGCACAGAACCTAAAGTCATATATCGTGACTTTAAAACTTCAAATATATTACTTGATACA CATTATAACGCCAAACTTTCTGATTTTGGGTTGGCCAGAGATGGTCCAACCGGTGATAAAAGCCATGTCTCTACCAGGGTCATGGGAACCCGAGGATATGCAGCTCCAGAGTATTTAGCAACAG gtCATCTCACTGCAAAGAGTGACGTATATAGTTTTGGAGTAGTTCTTCTGGAAATGATATCAGGAAGACGAGCCATAGACAAGAACCAGCCATCTGGGGAGCATAACCTTGTTGAATGGGCGAAACCTTACCTATCTAATAAACGAAGAGTTTTCCGTATAATGGATCCACGTTTGGAAGGTCAATATTCACATGCTCGAGCTCAAGCAGCAGCTGCACTTGCCATGCAATGTCTTTCTATGGAGTCCAGGTGCAGGCCAAATATGGATGAGGTGGTAAAAGCATTGGAGCAGCTTCAGGAATCAAAGGACATGCAGAGAAAAGGTGGTGATCATAAACATCACCATGTACGCAATTCCGGCCAAGGCCGATCCACCGGCACCGCTGGTGGTGCAGATGGACCTAGAACGCCTTCTGCTTATCCCAGACCTACAGCTTCTCTCCTTGGCGGTTGA